From Saccopteryx leptura isolate mSacLep1 chromosome 3, mSacLep1_pri_phased_curated, whole genome shotgun sequence, one genomic window encodes:
- the LOC136399172 gene encoding Friend virus susceptibility protein 1-like isoform X1 encodes MTGAAAGWPRCRMVSLQAEGPPPTTPILGVPPEENSPTIPLAPVAPPLGLPPRAAATMAERALAPTQAGRGDRYYTYTELLAISRRFKQNPNELMITWILRVYDQGGSALALNSGELALLGDLTGDAIFNYHCKGLRGGCQTLLTWLLQAWRQRWESFVHFEATELPFRPWTTMEEGIQLVRELGMLDWVYREPVSPPAAEQVPRPAPEDVPFTQGLQRRLLTAAPSELRLSLVSLLVKGMTVLEAVMEIQTIADVGLLWRHSQPGRAKLMLGPNPTRKDLLGWLLSHGVPKERVDKQPTKVLLELYIKEAKRSRGHPAYVLGEEQPPPPYSDQACGEEPPVRPD; translated from the exons ATGACCGGGGCTGCGGCGGGGTGGCCACGTTGTCGCATG GTATCTCTGCAAGCTGAGGggccaccccccaccaccccaaTCTTG GGGGTTCCTCCAGAAGAAAACAGCCCCACCATCCCTCTTG CTCCTGTGGCACCGCCCCTCGGGCTTCCCCCCAGGGCAGCTGCCACCATGGCCGAGAGAGCGCTGGCGCCCACCCAGGCGGGGCGGGGGGACCGCTACTACACGTACACCGAACTCCTGGCCATCTCCCGGCGCTTCAAGCAGAACCCCAACGAGCTCATGATCACCTGGATCCTGCGGGTTTATGACCAGGGCGGCTCGGCCCTGGCCCTGAACTCCGGGGAGCTGGCGCTGCTGGGCGACCTGACCGGCGACGCCATCTTCAACTACCACTGCAAGGGCCTGCGGGGCGGCTGCCAGACACTGCTCACCTGGCTGCTGCAGGCCTGGCGCCAGCGCTGGGAATCCTTCGTGCACTTCGAGGCCACCGAGCTGCCCTTCCGGCCCTGGACCACCATGGAGGAGGGCATCCAGCTGGTGCGCGAGCTGGGCATGCTGGACTGGGTCTACCGTGAGCCCGTCTCGCCGCCCGCAGCCGAGCAGGTGCCTCGGCCCGCGCCCGAGGACGTGCCCTTCACACAGGGCCTGCAGCGCCGCCTGCTGACCGCCGCCCCCTCCGAGCTGCGGCTCTCACTGGTCAGCCTGCTGGTCAAGGGCATGACGGTGCTAGAGGCAGTGATGGAGATCCAGACCATCGCGGACGTCGGCCTGCTCTGGCGCCACAGCCAGCCAGGCCGCGCCAAGCTCATGCTGGGGCCCAACCCTACGCGCAAGGACCTCCTGGGCTGGCTGCTGAGCCACGGCGTGCCCAAGGAGAGGGTGGACAAGCAGCCCACCAAGGTCCTCCTGGAGCTGTACATCAAGGAGGCCAAGCGCAGCCGTGGCCACCCGGCCTATGTGCTGGGGGAGGAGCAGCCCCCACCACCCTACTCAGACCAGGCATGTGGGGAGGAGCCCcctgtgcgccctgactag
- the LOC136399172 gene encoding Friend virus susceptibility protein 1-like isoform X2: protein MAERALAPTQAGRGDRYYTYTELLAISRRFKQNPNELMITWILRVYDQGGSALALNSGELALLGDLTGDAIFNYHCKGLRGGCQTLLTWLLQAWRQRWESFVHFEATELPFRPWTTMEEGIQLVRELGMLDWVYREPVSPPAAEQVPRPAPEDVPFTQGLQRRLLTAAPSELRLSLVSLLVKGMTVLEAVMEIQTIADVGLLWRHSQPGRAKLMLGPNPTRKDLLGWLLSHGVPKERVDKQPTKVLLELYIKEAKRSRGHPAYVLGEEQPPPPYSDQACGEEPPVRPD from the coding sequence ATGGCCGAGAGAGCGCTGGCGCCCACCCAGGCGGGGCGGGGGGACCGCTACTACACGTACACCGAACTCCTGGCCATCTCCCGGCGCTTCAAGCAGAACCCCAACGAGCTCATGATCACCTGGATCCTGCGGGTTTATGACCAGGGCGGCTCGGCCCTGGCCCTGAACTCCGGGGAGCTGGCGCTGCTGGGCGACCTGACCGGCGACGCCATCTTCAACTACCACTGCAAGGGCCTGCGGGGCGGCTGCCAGACACTGCTCACCTGGCTGCTGCAGGCCTGGCGCCAGCGCTGGGAATCCTTCGTGCACTTCGAGGCCACCGAGCTGCCCTTCCGGCCCTGGACCACCATGGAGGAGGGCATCCAGCTGGTGCGCGAGCTGGGCATGCTGGACTGGGTCTACCGTGAGCCCGTCTCGCCGCCCGCAGCCGAGCAGGTGCCTCGGCCCGCGCCCGAGGACGTGCCCTTCACACAGGGCCTGCAGCGCCGCCTGCTGACCGCCGCCCCCTCCGAGCTGCGGCTCTCACTGGTCAGCCTGCTGGTCAAGGGCATGACGGTGCTAGAGGCAGTGATGGAGATCCAGACCATCGCGGACGTCGGCCTGCTCTGGCGCCACAGCCAGCCAGGCCGCGCCAAGCTCATGCTGGGGCCCAACCCTACGCGCAAGGACCTCCTGGGCTGGCTGCTGAGCCACGGCGTGCCCAAGGAGAGGGTGGACAAGCAGCCCACCAAGGTCCTCCTGGAGCTGTACATCAAGGAGGCCAAGCGCAGCCGTGGCCACCCGGCCTATGTGCTGGGGGAGGAGCAGCCCCCACCACCCTACTCAGACCAGGCATGTGGGGAGGAGCCCcctgtgcgccctgactag